From the Pediococcus acidilactici genome, the window TATTCATTGATGTATTTCGTACCCGTATTTGTTGCCATTTATTTTGGAGCTGATGTAGTTAAGGAAATTGTTCAATCGATTCCTGCTTGGCTTACTAATGGATTGAATTTAGCAAGTAAGATCTTGCCCGCGTATGGGTTTGCACTACTAATGCAAACGATGCTGTCGAAAAAGACGGTTGCATACTTGTTATTAGGATTTTTTATCACCGCTTACGCAGGTTTGTCAGTTACTGGTGTAGCAATCTTTGCGGCTTTACTTGTAATTATTTTAAACGAAATATTGCCTAAAAATAGCGTCGATCAGGGACTAACTAGTGATGAAGACGATGATTTAGAGGAACTTTAGGAGGTGAGATGATGGCTGAAAATACACAAATAGATTCAAAAAAGTTAAGAAAAAAGTATTGGTCCTTCTTCTGGCGTTCTTATGCAATTCAGGCCTCTTGGAACTATGAAGGACAAATGAATTTAGGCTTTCTGTACGGAATCGCACCAACTATTGATAGTTTATATAGCTCTAAAAGTGAAGAAGATTTGCAACGTAAGAAAGAGGCTTACAAGCGGCACTTAGCTTTTTACAATTGCACTCCTCAAACTAGTGCATTTGTCCTAGGACTGGCTTCTTCGATGGAAGAAGAGTATGCTCGTGAACCCACTTCATTCAACCCGGATTCGATCAACGCGGTTAAAGCATCGTTGATGGGACCACTATCTGGAGTTGGTGATTCATTTTTCCAAGGAACTATTAAAGTTTTAGCGTTTGGTTTAGGAGTTAACTTTGCTAGACAAGGCAGTATCCTGGGACCAATTTTAGCAATCTTAATTTCATTTGTTCCGGCAGCGTTAGTTACATACTACGGTGGAAAGTTAGGCTACACAGCTGGAAATAGCTTTTTGAAGAAACTTACTAGTCAAGGAATTATGGACCGGGCAATGTATTTGGTAACAATCGTTGGACTAATGGTAATCGGATCAATGATTGCAAGTATGATTGGAATTACCACGCCAATTCACATGGGTAAGACGTTTAATCTCCAAAAGACGTTGGACACCATCTTCCCTCAGATGATTCCGTTGTTGGTTACTTTCTTTATGTATTGGTTATTGCATAAAAAAGTTAAAACGGGATGGATCCTTACAATTTGTATTTTAAGTGGTTTATTATTCAGCGTTTTAGGGATTTTAGCTTAAATATAGTAATCAGTTAATAAAATATTTTAATTATATTAGGAGGAATTTTTATTATGAACATGTCACCTAAATCAATTATTGCGGATATCAAGAAGAAAAATAGCAAAATTAACCGAGTGATCTTTACCGGTTGTGGGGCTTCGATGGCGGACTTATATCCAGGATACTACTTTATTTCGCACGAAAGTAAGCGCTTTTTATCGGCTTTTATGCAAGCAAATGAATTCAATTATGACACTCCACAGGATGTTGGTGAAAACACAATTGTTATTACAGCCTCACTTGGAGGAACTACTCCAGAATCGATTGAAGCTACCAAACATGCCCGTGAATTAGGTGCTCACGTTATTACACTATCGCACATGCCAAATTCACCAATCATTAATGCAGCTGAATATGGTTTAGTACATGGTTTTGAAGAAGACTACGCGCATAAGACAGAAAAAATGACTCTAGCACTTAAGTTAGCAGTAGAAATTGTAAACCAGTTTGAAGGTTATGAATTTTATGAAGACGCACAAAAAGCATTTGATGGATTATTCGATTTAATTAACCAAGAAGCTGCGATGGTCGATCCTGCTGCAGAAGAATTTGCTGCACGCTATAAAGATGAGAAGAATATCTACGTGATTGGTAGTGGTGCAAGTGCGGATGTAGCCTACTCTACTGCTTCATTCTTATTTATGGAAATGCAATGGATTAGTGCTCCAACCATTCATTCAGGCGAACTTTTCCATGGTCCATTTGAAATGGCTTTGAAAGACACACCATATTTACTATTTATGAATGACGGTAAGACGCGTCACTTAGACGCACGGGCAATGGCATTTCTACAACGCTTTGACACTAA encodes:
- a CDS encoding PTS system mannose/fructose/sorbose family transporter subunit IID, which encodes MAENTQIDSKKLRKKYWSFFWRSYAIQASWNYEGQMNLGFLYGIAPTIDSLYSSKSEEDLQRKKEAYKRHLAFYNCTPQTSAFVLGLASSMEEEYAREPTSFNPDSINAVKASLMGPLSGVGDSFFQGTIKVLAFGLGVNFARQGSILGPILAILISFVPAALVTYYGGKLGYTAGNSFLKKLTSQGIMDRAMYLVTIVGLMVIGSMIASMIGITTPIHMGKTFNLQKTLDTIFPQMIPLLVTFFMYWLLHKKVKTGWILTICILSGLLFSVLGILA
- a CDS encoding SIS domain-containing protein; its protein translation is MNMSPKSIIADIKKKNSKINRVIFTGCGASMADLYPGYYFISHESKRFLSAFMQANEFNYDTPQDVGENTIVITASLGGTTPESIEATKHARELGAHVITLSHMPNSPIINAAEYGLVHGFEEDYAHKTEKMTLALKLAVEIVNQFEGYEFYEDAQKAFDGLFDLINQEAAMVDPAAEEFAARYKDEKNIYVIGSGASADVAYSTASFLFMEMQWISAPTIHSGELFHGPFEMALKDTPYLLFMNDGKTRHLDARAMAFLQRFDTKLTIIDAKDHGLASIASKNVIDYFNPMLLTGVMRVYAEKLAAARQHPLTKRRYMWKLENY